In the genome of Vicia villosa cultivar HV-30 ecotype Madison, WI linkage group LG7, Vvil1.0, whole genome shotgun sequence, one region contains:
- the LOC131617532 gene encoding helicase SEN1-like: protein MSTDMFLLNDCFRVEEEQKIETASKASEEDYLKRDGLLDIVLSWPFLDVLNENIYKDKVHKIPETFNSVTDYKNSFVPLLIEEMRTDLSSSLFGVSRAPLREIKHIENSRRISLPEAQEQNIQFNHIIQLMSAAESDEVEDGVNYVPESGDLIAFTNIRPKCYTDLNTLKSHYHIAYVEWAKKENLSKVNGEKYDYFYRISVRSSKHIEMNIEYDCCNNKELKLYAVYLMNMTTSLCIWNALCSISCVNIINTVLGPHQITRESCQRCLSEPEIRSSFIKDDVVILSQNLNESQEDAVSSCVSMMNCRHADIKLIWGPPGTGKTKTVACLLFSLLKFKTRTLVCAPTNTAVLEVAIRLHRLAMNSLEHDRYGLGDIVLFGNSKRMKLSSHPGLEDIFLDNRVRNLMQCFDPNTGWDSNLQSMIQLINSMKELAKKESSEVVEYKKKFCEQREKLEFFMQTLYTHMPTSLISLEMVTKMLQAIDLLRSLGISLTPAKFKKRDECLNILSSLSETVDLPKLDKIVLRGGIFTRVVDRVQVEKFCLSNACLIFCTASSSIKMNSAKVKPVKFLVIDEAAQLKECESTIPLQLSGLRHCVLIGDEKQLPAFVNSKIADNCEFGRSLFERLAILGYKRHMLNVQYRMHPSISLFPCKEFYGEKLFDAPVVREESYNKLFLEGDMYGPYSFINIAKGTEKFGHGQSLKNMVEVAVISKILENLKQQFMRTKKKVSIGIISPYNAQVYEIKEKVKQFIWCSNSKFAVNVRSIDGFQGGEEDIIIISTVRSNGSGNVGFLSNRQRTNVAITRARYCLWILGNESTLINSDSVWRNIVVDAKKRGCFHNAEEDKKLGQAIEDVLFDLQLLEKSESRFKKPKLDGKPILEESDSWFKIQNQYLKNPSLDLK from the exons ATGTCTACAGATATGTTTCTCCTTAACGATTGCTTTAGAGTTGAGGAAGAACAAAAGATAGAGACGGCTAGTAAAGCAAGTGAAGAAGATTATCTTAAACGTGACGGCCTTTTAGATATTGTACTGTCATGGCCCTTCTTGGATGTTCTCAACGAAAATATTTACAAAGACAAG GTTCACAAGATTCCGGAGACGTTTAACTCAGTAACAGATTACAAGAACTCTTTTGTTCCTCTTTTGATTGAAGAAATGCGCACTGATTTATCTTCAAGTTTGTTTGGGGTGTCCAGAGCTCCTTTGCGCGAAATCAAGCACATTGAAAACAGCAGGCGAATTTCACTTCCTGAAGCTCAAGAGCAAAACATACAGTTCAATCACATCATACAGTTGATGAGTGCAGCTGAATCTGATGAAGTTGAAGATGGTGTAAATTATGTCCCTGAATCAGGAGATCTCATTGCATTCACAAACATAAGGCCTAAATGCTATACTGACTTGAACACTCTCAAAAGTCACTACCATATTGCCTATGTTGAATGGGCAAAAAAAGAAAATCTATCAAAAGTTAATGGAGAaaaatatgattatttttataGAATATCTGTTCGATCTTCCAAACACATAGAGATGAATATTGAATATGACTGCTGCAACAATAAAGAGCTGAAACTGTATGCAGTTTACCTTATGAACATGACGACAAGTCTTTGTATTTGGAATGCCCTGTGTTCAATCTCATGCGTGAATATAATTAACACAGTTTTGGGGCCGCATCAAATT ACTAGAGAAAGCTGCCAACGTTGTCTGTCTGAACCAGAAATTAGATCTTCTTTCATCAAAGATGACGTGGTAATTCTTTCTCAGAATCTGAATGAATCCCAAGAGGATGCAGTTTCAAGCTGTGTTAGTATGATGAATTGCAGACACGCTGATATCAAACTTATTTGGGGACCACCAGGGACAGGGAAAACAAAGACAGTTGCATGCTTATTATTTTCTCTACTCAAGTTTAAAACAAGAACATTGGTATGTGCTCCAACTAATACTGCAGTTTTGGAAGTGGCAATTCGGTTGCATAGGTTAGCTATGAATTCACTTGAACATGATAGATATGGTTTGGGTGACATTGTGCTATTTGGCAATAGTAAGAGGATGAAGTTAAGTTCTCATCCAGGCCTTGAAGATATCTTTCTTGATAACCGGGTCCGGAATCTCATGCAGTGCTTTGATCCAAATACTGGATGGGACAGTAACTTGCAATCCATGATACAGTTGATCAATTCCATGAAAGAATTGGCTAAGAAAGAGTCTAGTGAAGTAGTTGAATACAAGAAGAAATTTTGTGAACAAAGAGAGAAGCTTGAGTTCTTCATGCAAACCTTATACACACACATGCCaacatctctcatttcactgGAAATGGTGACAAAAATGCTTCAAGCTATTGACTTGCTAAGGTCTCTTGGAATTTCCTTGACACCGGCCAAATTCAAGAAAAGAGATGAATGCCTTAACATACTAAGTTCGCTTTCTGAGACCGTAGACCTACCTAAACTTGACAAGATTGTTTTAAGGGGAGGTATCTTCACGAGAGTTGTCGATAGAGTTCAAGTAGAAAAATTTTGCTTGTCGAATGCTTGTCTAATTTTCTGTACTGCATCAAGTTCTATTAAAATGAACTCAGCAAAGGTGAAACCAGTGAAATTTTTAGTTATTGATGAGGCTGCACAGCTAAAAGAATGTGAATCCACAATTCCGTTACAGTTATCAGGTCTTCGCCACTGTGTCCTAATCGGAGATGAGAAACAACTTCCAGCATTTGTAAATAGTAAG ATTGCAGATAATTGTGAATTTGGACGGAGTTTGTTTGAGAGGTTGGCAATTTTAGGATACAAGAGGCATATGCTTAACGTTCAATACAGAATGCATCCTTCCATCAGTTTGTTCCCATGCAAAGAGTTCTATGGTGAAAAGCTTTTTGATGCTCCTGTTGTAAGGGAAGAAAGCTATAACAAGCTCTTCCTTGAAGGAGATATGTATGGTCCTTATTCTTTTATTAACATAGCTAAGGGTACAGAAAAATTTGGACATGGACAAAGTCTAAAGAACATGGTTGAGGTTGCTGTTATTTCAAAGATACTTGAAAACCTTAAACAAC AGTTCATGAGGACAAAGAAGAAAGTTAGCATAGGAATAATATCTCCATATAATGCTCAAGTTTATGAAATCAAGGAGAAAGTTAAGCAATTCATTTGGTGTTCTAATTCCAAGTTCGCTGTTAATGTTCGTTCTATTGATGGTTTTCAAGGTGGCGAGGAAGATATTATAATAATATCTACTGTGAGATCCAATGGAAGTGGTAATGTAGGTTTTCTTTCAAATAGACAGAGAACAAATGTGGCTATTACTAGGGCTAG ATATTGCCTATGGATATTAGGAAATGAATCTACTCTAATCAACAGTGACTCTGTTTGGAGAAATATAGTTGTTGATGCTAAGAAAAGGGGTTGTTTCCATAATGCTGAAGAGGACAAGAAATTGGGCCAGGCTATTGAGGATGTCTTATTCGATCTCCAGCTGCTCGAAAAATCCGAGTCTCGGTTTAAGAAACCAAAGCTAGATGGAAAACCAATACTTGAAGAATCTGATTCTTGGTTTAAGATACAAAATCAATATCTGAAGAATCCGAGCCtcgatttaaaataa